A genomic segment from Clostridia bacterium encodes:
- the nifU gene encoding Fe-S cluster assembly scaffold protein NifU gives MQYTEKVIDHFTNPRNVGEIENADGVGEVGNAKCGDIMKMYLKIEDEIITDVKFKTYGCGAAIATSSVATEMIKGKSVDEALRLKNSEVVDELGGLPDVKIHCSVLAEEAIKKAIGDYYVKKGILPAEQHECDGCCEACKKHEQE, from the coding sequence ATGCAGTACACAGAAAAAGTAATTGATCATTTTACAAATCCCAGAAATGTGGGTGAAATTGAAAATGCCGACGGTGTTGGTGAAGTTGGTAACGCAAAGTGCGGCGATATTATGAAAATGTATCTCAAAATTGAGGATGAGATTATAACAGACGTTAAGTTTAAAACCTATGGCTGCGGTGCTGCGATAGCAACCAGCTCTGTTGCAACCGAAATGATTAAAGGTAAAAGTGTTGATGAAGCATTGCGTCTTAAAAACAGTGAGGTTGTGGATGAGCTCGGCGGATTGCCTGATGTGAAAATTCATTGCAGTGTATTGGCTGAAGAAGCGATTAAAAAAGCAATCGGTGACTATTATGTGAAAAAGGGCATACTCCCGGCAGAACAGCATGAATGTGACGGCTGTTGTGAAGCTTGTAAAAAACACGAACAGGAATAA
- a CDS encoding TIGR00282 family metallophosphoesterase: protein MNILFIGDIVGKPGREYIVRNLNRIRKENKIDICIANGENASHGNSITIPSLKELWNAGIDVFTMGNHTFNRNVEDVFENFDYIIRPANYNKSLPGEGSVVYDTGCYRLGVINIQGQVYLDPINSPFDAVMAEYAKIKDEADAILIDFHAEATSEKAAMAHFMDGKVAAVVGTHTHVQTADERILPGGTAFITDVGMTGAHHSILGTKTEIIVNRFAYHQRDRFELSDGIAQFNAVVISVDDKTGLAKEIKRMNIV from the coding sequence ATGAATATTTTATTTATCGGAGATATTGTCGGAAAACCCGGCAGAGAATATATAGTGCGAAACTTAAACCGGATACGAAAAGAGAACAAAATAGACATCTGCATCGCAAACGGAGAAAACGCATCACACGGAAACAGTATCACAATCCCATCTTTAAAGGAGTTGTGGAATGCAGGCATAGATGTTTTTACAATGGGCAACCACACCTTTAACCGCAACGTTGAAGATGTTTTTGAAAACTTTGATTACATCATTCGCCCTGCGAATTATAACAAATCGTTGCCGGGCGAAGGCTCTGTGGTATATGACACTGGCTGTTACAGACTTGGTGTAATCAATATACAGGGACAGGTTTATCTGGACCCGATTAATTCTCCTTTTGACGCTGTAATGGCCGAGTATGCAAAAATCAAAGATGAGGCGGATGCAATTTTAATCGATTTTCATGCTGAAGCGACAAGCGAAAAAGCTGCTATGGCACATTTTATGGATGGAAAAGTGGCTGCGGTTGTCGGCACACATACACATGTGCAGACTGCTGATGAAAGAATTCTGCCCGGTGGCACAGCATTTATAACCGATGTAGGCATGACAGGTGCACACCATTCTATTCTGGGTACCAAAACCGAAATTATTGTCAATCGGTTTGCTTATCACCAAAGAGATCGTTTTGAGCTTTCGGACGGTATTGCCCAATTCAATGCTGTGGTAATCTCAGTAGACGATAAAACCGGTCTTGCCAAAGAAATAAAAAGGATGAATATTGTATGA
- a CDS encoding heparinase II/III family protein, translating into MKRTGADYIKPFAKEIFGTENVGFYPYPREELIKQPIFPYFVLDGGAFNLMKDRFGTADGDKILELTLSGDLFEIFKYKGEFNWEASFAYSKDTDFMKKYEWQIWPQRLYFTIPLAHKFLQTGERKYADAWLTIVKEWDRAHPYQEFDPAIHYIKTDMVWRDMQVAWRTMSLLHGLFMLSDAPFTKDDWKYLYDFVKLHMNHLYIEAIDRLNRKYAQNHVLQIGVVLLFAVSMFPEFDNIEELTKIALDTVELNLRNAIFEDGGSDEDSPSYSHFIARLYLEALLIIEKNGYPEIKGLEESVKKQYEWLYRCMTPQGKPLALSDSYGLDVLLDLEYVSRLIELDFDRELKSVYYPHSHIAIYRNGDMTLVLDAPSWPGPHHHAGTPQILSFYKDKPLLIDTGVCSYDRWEFYEYLHEFKAHNVVYNPEFEIDDCTVTPKITLADVENGKFKVETVVANKNGQSYLWTREIEAFQDKLVIFDKAESETEMPFKSRLFFKQNDVYFPKENKNKMQLLTESYLMTLTSEMQISRELAPVMNEENNLDYAVICETNTVSSKEFINKTVIEFEDR; encoded by the coding sequence ATGAAAAGAACAGGTGCAGATTACATAAAACCCTTTGCGAAAGAAATATTCGGTACAGAAAATGTGGGATTTTATCCATATCCTAGAGAAGAGCTTATAAAGCAACCCATTTTTCCGTATTTTGTATTAGACGGTGGTGCGTTCAATCTGATGAAAGACCGCTTTGGTACGGCAGACGGTGATAAAATTCTAGAGCTTACGTTATCAGGAGACCTTTTTGAAATTTTTAAGTACAAGGGCGAATTTAATTGGGAAGCGTCCTTTGCGTATTCTAAAGATACCGATTTCATGAAAAAATATGAATGGCAAATCTGGCCGCAACGCCTGTATTTTACCATTCCGCTTGCCCATAAATTTTTGCAGACGGGCGAAAGAAAATATGCAGATGCATGGCTTACCATTGTCAAAGAATGGGACAGGGCACACCCGTATCAGGAGTTTGACCCTGCAATTCATTACATAAAAACTGACATGGTTTGGCGTGATATGCAGGTTGCGTGGCGTACCATGTCACTGTTACACGGTCTATTTATGCTAAGCGATGCACCCTTCACAAAGGATGATTGGAAATATCTTTATGATTTTGTGAAGCTTCATATGAATCATCTCTATATTGAAGCGATTGACAGACTTAATCGGAAATATGCGCAAAATCACGTTTTGCAGATTGGCGTTGTGCTTCTTTTTGCGGTTTCCATGTTTCCGGAGTTTGACAATATAGAAGAATTGACTAAAATTGCACTTGATACCGTAGAGTTGAACTTAAGAAATGCGATTTTTGAGGACGGCGGCAGTGATGAGGACAGCCCTAGCTACAGTCATTTTATCGCAAGACTTTATTTAGAGGCGTTACTTATTATTGAAAAGAACGGCTATCCCGAAATCAAAGGTTTGGAAGAAAGTGTAAAAAAACAGTACGAATGGCTTTACCGTTGCATGACACCGCAAGGGAAACCGCTTGCCCTTTCGGATTCTTATGGGCTTGATGTCTTGTTGGATTTAGAGTATGTTTCGAGATTGATTGAACTGGATTTTGACAGAGAGCTTAAGTCGGTTTATTATCCCCACAGCCATATTGCAATTTACAGAAACGGTGATATGACTCTGGTTTTAGATGCACCTTCTTGGCCGGGTCCGCATCACCATGCAGGGACACCGCAGATTCTTTCGTTCTATAAGGATAAGCCTTTGCTGATTGATACGGGCGTTTGCAGTTATGACCGTTGGGAATTTTACGAATATTTGCATGAGTTTAAAGCGCATAACGTGGTTTACAATCCTGAATTTGAGATTGATGACTGTACCGTTACTCCGAAAATTACACTTGCGGATGTGGAAAACGGAAAGTTCAAGGTGGAAACGGTGGTTGCAAACAAGAACGGACAAAGCTACTTATGGACAAGAGAAATAGAGGCTTTTCAGGATAAGCTTGTGATTTTCGATAAAGCAGAGTCTGAAACCGAAATGCCCTTTAAATCCAGGCTTTTCTTCAAACAGAACGACGTGTATTTCCCAAAAGAGAACAAAAACAAAATGCAGCTGCTTACAGAAAGCTATCTCATGACCTTAACAAGTGAAATGCAGATTTCCCGGGAACTTGCACCCGTGATGAATGAAGAAAATAATCTTGATTATGCGGTTATCTGCGAAACAAATACGGTTTCAAGCAAAGAATTTATCAATAAAACCGTAATAGAATTTGAGGATAGATAA
- a CDS encoding ABC transporter substrate-binding protein, which translates to MKKTICLILTFILVLLCVSCGEKNDASVASGEISLFAFSPDTLNPLTTKYKTNASLLSSMLYKPLLTVNEDLSITPCLATEWHFSKNGSILKLTLRDDIVFSDGTPLTAIHAKGALDTLKEYSAGLYSPVNDYVESCSASGNVLTLKLKQKGLGVLSTLNFPIYKDKTSLLGCGSYILTDKTNDKLVLTANTGENANKEFLPQIKTVHVVYYPNKEAAANAFHALDIDMVSCDINALSTLSNMTNISTHDYVTDKFTYLGFNCTSTILPDAYARKAIAHLIDKQALVDSMLAGYATITNSPFRPKSAYDKAYKTDLQFNIEKAKAYLKKSHAEDVPSFSILINEESDSKKKTAEFINTQLRENGIDSQITALPYKEYLEKIEKGEYTAYIGEVIIPADQNLSFLLHSSKNNLNYKVKKMDALLTEFSGTGLQKKKTDSAKEIQALLLKHVPIISLYYEKEVFAVSDKVNGTFSPYANSLYEDISKWSVK; encoded by the coding sequence ATGAAAAAAACAATCTGTTTAATACTGACATTTATTTTGGTTTTGCTTTGTGTTTCCTGTGGCGAAAAAAATGATGCTTCGGTTGCAAGCGGCGAAATCTCTCTTTTTGCTTTTTCCCCTGACACACTCAATCCGTTAACTACGAAATACAAAACAAACGCCTCTTTGCTCTCTTCTATGCTGTATAAACCGCTTTTAACTGTTAATGAAGATTTAAGCATAACGCCCTGTCTTGCAACAGAATGGCATTTTTCTAAAAACGGTTCAATTCTGAAGCTCACCTTGCGCGACGACATTGTTTTTTCTGACGGAACACCACTTACCGCCATTCATGCCAAGGGTGCACTCGATACTTTAAAAGAGTACTCCGCCGGCTTATACAGTCCTGTCAATGATTATGTAGAATCCTGTTCTGCTTCCGGAAATGTTTTGACCCTGAAGTTGAAACAGAAAGGACTCGGTGTTCTTTCCACTCTTAATTTTCCGATTTACAAAGACAAGACCTCTCTTCTGGGGTGCGGGTCTTATATTCTGACAGACAAAACAAATGATAAGTTAGTATTAACTGCAAACACAGGTGAGAACGCAAACAAAGAGTTTTTACCTCAAATCAAAACAGTTCACGTTGTGTACTACCCCAATAAAGAAGCAGCCGCAAACGCTTTTCATGCACTCGACATTGATATGGTATCCTGCGATATTAACGCACTTTCCACCTTATCAAACATGACAAACATTTCTACGCATGACTATGTAACGGACAAATTTACCTATCTGGGTTTTAATTGTACATCAACAATATTACCCGATGCGTATGCAAGAAAAGCAATTGCACATTTGATTGACAAGCAAGCTCTTGTTGATTCCATGCTTGCAGGGTATGCGACCATAACCAATTCCCCATTCCGACCCAAAAGTGCATATGACAAGGCGTATAAAACAGATTTGCAATTCAATATTGAAAAAGCAAAAGCGTATTTGAAAAAAAGCCACGCAGAAGATGTGCCCTCCTTTAGCATCCTGATCAATGAAGAAAGTGACTCAAAAAAGAAAACGGCGGAATTTATCAACACGCAATTACGGGAAAACGGTATTGATTCCCAAATCACCGCTCTGCCGTACAAAGAATACCTCGAGAAAATAGAAAAAGGAGAATACACCGCCTACATCGGAGAAGTAATCATCCCCGCTGACCAAAATTTAAGTTTTTTACTACACTCGTCCAAAAATAACTTGAATTACAAGGTTAAGAAGATGGATGCTTTATTGACAGAGTTTTCCGGAACCGGACTGCAAAAGAAAAAAACGGATTCTGCAAAAGAGATTCAGGCACTCTTGTTAAAGCATGTACCCATTATCAGTCTGTACTACGAAAAGGAAGTTTTTGCAGTTTCAGATAAAGTAAACGGCACATTTTCGCCATACGCCAACAGTTTGTATGAAGATATTTCAAAATGGTCTGTAAAATAA
- a CDS encoding Gfo/Idh/MocA family oxidoreductase, giving the protein MKKIKIAQIGIKHDHAIACAQTLKKLADIFEFVGVAAPDSNVFNTENPQGLSAPAYKDIAVCTVEELLDMELDAVAIESDELHSTKYAKQFIDKGVHVYLDKPGGIDHKEFCDMVNTARAKNLVFNMGYMYRYNPIVQKVMQEIKAGEFGEIYAVEAHMDCMHKDAKREWLKQFPGGMLYFLGCHLIDLIFAIQGEPEEIIPLSCATGIENTTAEDYGMAVFKYKNGVSFAKTCAAEPGGFMRRQLVVCGSKKTVEINPIEYYAGGNIQTDYREVTREEALSHGWGIVGKKQSTPPFDRYENMMRGFYKMVIREIKNDWDYDYEIKLHEILLKACGKEI; this is encoded by the coding sequence ATGAAAAAAATTAAAATAGCGCAGATTGGAATCAAACACGACCATGCCATAGCCTGCGCACAAACCTTGAAAAAGCTTGCAGACATTTTTGAATTTGTGGGCGTCGCGGCACCGGACAGCAATGTTTTTAACACCGAAAACCCACAAGGGCTTTCCGCGCCTGCCTACAAAGACATCGCGGTTTGCACTGTAGAAGAATTGCTTGACATGGAGCTTGATGCGGTTGCCATTGAATCGGACGAGCTTCACTCCACCAAATACGCAAAGCAGTTTATTGATAAAGGTGTTCATGTGTATTTAGATAAGCCGGGCGGCATAGACCACAAGGAATTTTGCGACATGGTAAACACCGCGCGGGCAAAAAATCTGGTGTTCAATATGGGTTATATGTACCGCTACAATCCCATTGTGCAAAAAGTTATGCAGGAAATTAAAGCCGGAGAGTTTGGCGAAATCTACGCGGTTGAAGCGCACATGGACTGTATGCACAAGGACGCAAAGAGAGAATGGCTCAAGCAATTTCCAGGTGGCATGCTGTATTTCTTGGGCTGTCATTTAATTGACCTTATTTTTGCCATTCAGGGCGAGCCGGAGGAAATCATTCCCCTTTCGTGTGCTACGGGCATTGAAAACACCACCGCAGAGGATTACGGCATGGCGGTATTTAAATATAAAAACGGCGTCTCCTTTGCCAAAACCTGTGCCGCAGAGCCGGGCGGATTTATGCGCAGACAATTGGTGGTTTGCGGAAGCAAAAAGACAGTTGAAATCAACCCCATTGAATATTATGCAGGCGGAAATATCCAAACCGACTATCGCGAAGTGACTCGAGAAGAAGCATTAAGCCACGGTTGGGGCATTGTCGGCAAGAAGCAGAGCACACCGCCCTTTGACCGCTACGAAAACATGATGAGAGGCTTTTATAAAATGGTTATCAGAGAAATAAAAAATGATTGGGATTACGATTATGAAATAAAGCTCCATGAAATTTTGCTGAAAGCCTGCGGAAAAGAAATTTAA